A stretch of Bordetella petrii DNA encodes these proteins:
- a CDS encoding permease — MTSTSKPRRLSPALGIAVFVALAAIGLYYVKWSPYYHRAFTAADTHSIGSSILMGAESAPPAASLDAALHYALAYGKAIWQAMVLGLLLGSAVQALLPRRWIVRALGGTGLGSVVAGGLMSLPGMMCTCCAAPVVAGLRKCQAAPGSAVAFWLGNTMLNPATLVFMGFVLGWNWAGLRLALGIVLVFGLGWLLNRMSRSDERTFDSAQMKAMQAQAEAAGSDEPNPFKRWAALCARMTLRLVPEYIVLVLLLGAARAWLFPQIGAGVDNHVLWIVGLALAGTLFVIPTAGEVPIVQAMLALGMAAGPAAALLMTLPPVSLPSLAMVARSFRPVELAILVLAVIAAGLAAGGIAVGLGF; from the coding sequence ATGACAAGCACATCCAAGCCGCGCCGCCTTTCCCCGGCGCTGGGCATCGCCGTTTTCGTGGCGCTGGCCGCCATCGGCCTGTATTACGTGAAATGGTCCCCGTACTACCATCGCGCCTTCACCGCCGCCGACACGCATTCCATCGGGTCCTCCATCCTGATGGGCGCCGAATCCGCTCCGCCGGCTGCTTCGCTGGACGCCGCGCTGCATTACGCGCTGGCCTACGGCAAGGCGATCTGGCAGGCCATGGTGCTGGGGCTGCTGCTGGGCTCTGCGGTGCAGGCCTTGCTGCCGCGCCGCTGGATCGTCCGCGCGCTAGGGGGCACAGGCCTGGGCAGCGTGGTGGCGGGCGGCCTGATGTCGCTGCCCGGCATGATGTGCACCTGCTGCGCCGCGCCGGTGGTCGCCGGGCTGCGCAAATGCCAGGCGGCGCCCGGCAGCGCCGTGGCGTTCTGGCTGGGCAACACCATGCTCAACCCGGCCACGCTGGTCTTCATGGGCTTTGTGCTGGGCTGGAACTGGGCGGGCCTGCGCCTGGCGCTGGGCATCGTGCTGGTGTTCGGCCTGGGCTGGCTGCTGAACCGCATGAGCCGCAGCGATGAGCGCACGTTCGATTCCGCCCAGATGAAGGCCATGCAGGCGCAGGCCGAAGCCGCCGGAAGCGACGAGCCGAACCCGTTCAAGCGCTGGGCGGCGCTGTGCGCGCGCATGACGCTGCGGCTGGTGCCCGAGTACATCGTGCTGGTGCTGCTGCTGGGCGCCGCCCGCGCCTGGCTGTTTCCGCAGATCGGGGCGGGCGTGGACAACCACGTTTTGTGGATAGTGGGGCTGGCGCTGGCCGGCACGCTGTTTGTCATTCCGACCGCCGGCGAAGTGCCGATCGTGCAGGCCATGCTGGCGCTGGGCATGGCCGCCGGCCCGGCGGCCGCGCTGCTGATGACGCTTCCGCCCGTCAGTCTGCCGTCGCTGGCCATGGTGGCCAGGTCGTTCCGGCCTGTTGAGCTGGCGATACTGGTGCTGGCGGTGATCGCCGCGGGCCTGGCGGCCGGCGGGATTGCGGTGGGGCTGGGGTTCTAG
- a CDS encoding copper resistance protein B, which translates to MKNHRYPRNRLAAAAGMLALALASAAALGQPAPATMPDMDHGSMQGMGHGSMPGMDHGSMPAMPGEAKAGAVPVGTLPTSDGTAQQRYSAYGIHPHMMDNIITSQLLFDKLGVAYDRVGQTGLQWDGQVWVGRDLDKLWIKSEGERVGGSTDGRVEAFWSHAVTPFWDLQLGARRDIGAGPKRNWAAIGVQGVAPYNIETEMTGYVGGSGRTALGLKMEYDLLLTQRLILTPEIEASLYGKDDPARGIGAGLADARFSLRLRYELAREVAPYIGVSFGRKFGQTASYASAAGESRSERAILAGVRIWF; encoded by the coding sequence ATGAAAAATCATCGATATCCGCGCAACCGGCTTGCCGCGGCGGCGGGAATGCTGGCCTTGGCGCTTGCGAGCGCGGCGGCCCTGGGACAGCCGGCCCCGGCAACCATGCCGGACATGGACCATGGCTCGATGCAGGGGATGGGCCACGGCTCGATGCCCGGCATGGATCATGGTTCGATGCCGGCAATGCCAGGCGAAGCGAAAGCCGGCGCGGTGCCGGTGGGAACGCTGCCCACCAGCGACGGCACGGCGCAACAGCGCTATTCCGCCTACGGCATTCATCCGCACATGATGGACAACATCATCACCAGCCAGTTGTTGTTCGACAAGCTGGGCGTCGCCTATGACAGGGTCGGCCAGACCGGCCTGCAATGGGACGGCCAGGTCTGGGTGGGACGCGACCTGGACAAGCTCTGGATCAAGAGCGAGGGCGAGCGCGTGGGCGGCAGCACGGACGGCCGGGTAGAGGCTTTCTGGAGCCATGCCGTGACGCCATTCTGGGACTTGCAGCTGGGCGCGCGGCGCGATATCGGCGCCGGCCCCAAGCGCAACTGGGCCGCCATCGGCGTGCAGGGCGTGGCGCCGTACAACATCGAAACCGAAATGACCGGTTACGTCGGCGGCTCGGGGCGCACCGCGCTGGGGCTGAAGATGGAATACGACCTGCTGCTGACACAGCGGCTGATCCTGACGCCCGAGATCGAAGCCAGCCTGTACGGAAAAGACGACCCGGCGCGAGGCATCGGCGCGGGCCTGGCGGATGCCCGGTTCTCGCTGCGGCTGCGCTACGAACTGGCCCGCGAAGTGGCCCCGTATATCGGCGTGTCGTTCGGGCGCAAGTTCGGCCAGACCGCCAGCTACGCCAGCGCGGCGGGCGAAAGCCGCTCCGAGCGCGCCATCCTGGCCGGCGTGCGCATCTGGTTCTAA